In Salvelinus sp. IW2-2015 linkage group LG23, ASM291031v2, whole genome shotgun sequence, a genomic segment contains:
- the chrm1b gene encoding muscarinic acetylcholine receptor M1, producing the protein MNHSCVSQTSDTTNVTADPLGGHEIWEVVVIVLITGPLSLVTIIGNLLVVISFRVNRQLRTFSNYFLLSLAVADLILGAVSMNLYAVYIIMGRWTLGSLACDVWLAVDYVASNASVMNLLVISFDRFYSITRPLTYRAKRTTRRAAAAIGLAWAVSFILWGPAILFWPHVVGRASQGAGECSIPFLTEPALTFGTAIAAFYLPVTIMGILYWKIYWEIEKRAQGLEGLMGSGSSGGASQVSGRRDVYSSSTKSSVSSSREVPVGREQSSEVSQGCFPVREEXKQSSGRRIATLSLSPTKGAYGEGCRDSTCNVDEEEPTVSLSSSEEEPEQTQQGASAKTSPKAMIPLRDAQGRDTVGATKPLTSRAEDSTAGPQGRQPPLRGSTADSRRHKQPKAKRRRNTIVREKKAARTLCAILLAFILTWTPYNIMVLVSVSYCVPEKLWQLGYWLCYINSTVNPVCYALCNEHFRVTFKTLLLCRPGQRNWGMAYNANHASFRTHKTSSTV; encoded by the coding sequence ATGAACCACTCCTGTGTCTCCCAGACCAGTGACACCACCAATGTGACAGCAGATCCACTGGGGGGCCATGAGATATGGGAGGTGGTGGTGATCGTACTCATCACAGGGCCTCTCTCGCTGGTCACTATCATAGGTAACCTGCTGGTGGTGATCTCCTTCCGGGTCAACAGGCAGCTGCGCACCTTCAGCAATTACTTTCTGCTGAGCCTGGCGGTGGCGGACCTGATCCTGGGGGCAGTCTCYATGAACCTCTATGCTGTTTATATTATCATGGGACGCTGGACTCTGGGCAGCCTGGCCTGTGACGTCTGGCTGGCTGTGGATTATGTGGCCAGCAATGCCTCCGTCATGAACCTGCTGGTCATCAGCTTCGACCGCTTCTACTCCATCACCAGACCTCTCACCTACCGGGCCAAGCGCACCACACGCCGGGCAGCCGCAGCCATCGGCCTGGCCTGGGCCGTGTCCTTCATCCTGTGGGGGCCAGCCATCCTRTTCTGGCCCCATGTAGTGGGCAGGGCCTCACAGGGCGCGGGTGAATGCTCTATCCCGTTCCTGACCGAGCCTGCTCTCACATTCGGCACGGCCATCGCTGCCTTCTACCTTCCTGTCACCATCATGGGAATCCTGTACTGGAAGATCTACTGGGAGATCGAGAAGCGAGCCCAGGGTCTGGAGGGGCTAATGGGRTCTGGGAGCAGTGGAGGGGCCTCCCAGGTGTCTGGGCGAAGGGATGTCTACTCCAGCAGCACCAAGAGCAGTGTGAGCAGCTCCAGAGAGGTGCCTGTGGGCAGGGAGCAGAGCAGTGAGGTGTCCCAGGGCTGCTTCCCTGTGAGAGAGGAGYCTAAACAGAGCAGTGGGAGGAGAATAGCAACACTGTCATTGTCTCCCACCAAGGGGGCCTACGGGGAGGGCTGCAGAGACAGCACCTGTAACGTAGATGAGGAAGAGCCtactgtctccctttcctcctcagaGGAAGAACCAGAGCAGACGCAGCAGGGGGCGAGCGCTAAGACAAGCCCTAAAGCCATGATCCCACTCAGAGACGCCCAGGGCAGAGACACCGTAGGGGCCACCAAACCCCTGACATCCAGGGCAGAGGACAGTACAGCAGGTCCACAGGGCAGGCAGCCCCCCCTAAGGGGCTCCACAGCAGACTCCAGACGCCACAAGCAGCCCAAAgccaagaggaggaggaacacaatTGTCAGGGAGAAGAAGGCAGCCAGGACCCTGTGTGCCATCCTGCTAGCTTTCATCCTGACCTGGACGCCGTACAACATCATGGTGCTGGTGTCCGTCTCCTACTGCGTGCCCGAGAAGCTGTGGCAGCTGGGCTACTGGCTCTGCTACATCAACAGCACCGTCAACCCAGTCTGCTACGCCCTCTGCAACGAGCACTTCAGAGTCACCTTTAAGACGCTGCTGCTCTGCAGGCCGGGACAGAGGAACTGGGGAATGGCTTATAACGCCAACCATGCCTCCTTCAGGACACACAAGACCAGCAGTACWGTCTGA
- the dpf2 gene encoding zinc finger protein ubi-d4 isoform X2: protein MAAVVENVVKLLGEQYYRDAMEQCHNYNARLCAERSVRMPFLDSQTGVAQSNCYIWMEKRHRGPGVAPGQLYTYPSRRWRKKRRAHPPEDPQLVFPPLKSELDLGLKKDSLSSDGSSLEALLKGEPLDKRVPPELRGPEEESSLTDYTGGAVTPAARVRKRVLEPDDFLDDLEDEDYEEDTPKRRGKGKGKGRGVSSAKKKLDAAAAALEDKDKPYSCDNTFKQKHISKPSERVCGKRYKNRPGLSYHYTHSHLAEEEGEDKZVPEVHTPTPPQPEEPKTPKKGPDGLAIPNNYCDFCLGDSALNQKTGQSEELQSCSDCGRSGHPSCLQFTPVMMAAVKTYRWQCIECKCCNICGTSENDDQLLFCDDCDRGYHMYCLSPPMAEPPEGSWSCHLCLDLLKDKASIYQTRNVPPS from the exons GCTGGGAGAGCAGTACTACAGAGATGCCATGGAGCAGTGCCATAACTACAACGCCCGGCTATGTGCCGAGAGGAGTGTTCGAATGCCCTTCCTGGACTCTCAGACTGGAGTGGCGCAGAGCAACTGTTACATTTGGATGGAGAAGAGACACAGGGGACCAG GCGTGGCTCCAGGACAGTTGTACACCTACCCATCCCGCAGGTGGAGGAAGAAACGACGAGCCCACCCCCCAGAGGATCCCCAGCTCGTCTTCCCTCCTCTAAAGTCAG AGCTGGACTtggggttaaagaaggattcccTGTCCTCTGATGGCAGCAGTCTGGAGGCCCTGCTGAAGGGAGAACCCCTGGACAAACGGGTTCCTCCGGAGCTCCGAGGGCCTGAGGAGGAGTCCAGTCTGACAGACTACACTGGTGGGGCGGTCACCCCTGCAGCACGTGTCAGAAAG AGAGTCCTGGAGCCAGATGACTTCCTGGATGACTTGGAGGATGAGGACTATGAGGAGGACACCCCAAAAAGAAGAGgcaaaggaaagggaaag GGTCGTGGAGTAAGCAGTGCCAAGAAGAAGCTGGACGCTGCGGCGGCTGCGCTGGAGGACAAGGACAAGCCCTACTCCTGTGACA aCACTTTCAAACAAAAGCATATTTCAAAACCTTCTGAAAGAG TCTGTGGGAAGCGTTACAAGAATCGYCCGGGCCTGAGTTACCACTACACCCACTCCCACCTGgccgaggaggagggagaggacaagSAGGTGCCTGAGGTCCACACCCCCACTCCGCCCCAGCCTGAGGAGCCTAAGA CACCCAAGAAAGGTCCAGATGGTTTGGCGATACCCAATAACTACTGTGACTTCTGCCTGGGAGACTCYGCCCTCAACCAGAAGACGGGCCAGTCAGAGGAGCTGCAGTCCTGCTCAGACTGTGGACGTTCAG GCCACCCATCCTGCCTGCAGTTCACCCCCGTGATGATGGCTGCAGTGAAGACCTACCGCTGGCAGTGCATCGAGTGCAAGTGCTGCAACATCTGTGGCACCTCAGAGAACGAC GACCAGCTTCTGTTCTGTGATGACTGTGATAGAGGCTATCACATGTACTGTCTCAGCCCCCCTATGGCTGAACCTCCAGAAG GGAGCTGGAGCTGCCATCTGTGTCTGGACCTATTGAAAGACAAGGCGTCAATATACCAGACCCGTAATGTCCCTCCGTCGTGA
- the dpf2 gene encoding zinc finger protein ubi-d4 isoform X1 produces the protein MAAVVENVVKLLGEQYYRDAMEQCHNYNARLCAERSVRMPFLDSQTGVAQSNCYIWMEKRHRGPGVAPGQLYTYPSRRWRKKRRAHPPEDPQLVFPPLKSELDLGLKKDSLSSDGSSLEALLKGEPLDKRVPPELRGPEEESSLTDYTGGAVTPAARVRKRVLEPDDFLDDLEDEDYEEDTPKRRGKGKGKGRGVSSAKKKLDAAAAALEDKDKPYSCDICGKRYKNRPGLSYHYTHSHLAEEEGEDKZVPEVHTPTPPQPEEPKTPKKGPDGLAIPNNYCDFCLGDSALNQKTGQSEELQSCSDCGRSGHPSCLQFTPVMMAAVKTYRWQCIECKCCNICGTSENDDQLLFCDDCDRGYHMYCLSPPMAEPPEGSWSCHLCLDLLKDKASIYQTRNVPPS, from the exons GCTGGGAGAGCAGTACTACAGAGATGCCATGGAGCAGTGCCATAACTACAACGCCCGGCTATGTGCCGAGAGGAGTGTTCGAATGCCCTTCCTGGACTCTCAGACTGGAGTGGCGCAGAGCAACTGTTACATTTGGATGGAGAAGAGACACAGGGGACCAG GCGTGGCTCCAGGACAGTTGTACACCTACCCATCCCGCAGGTGGAGGAAGAAACGACGAGCCCACCCCCCAGAGGATCCCCAGCTCGTCTTCCCTCCTCTAAAGTCAG AGCTGGACTtggggttaaagaaggattcccTGTCCTCTGATGGCAGCAGTCTGGAGGCCCTGCTGAAGGGAGAACCCCTGGACAAACGGGTTCCTCCGGAGCTCCGAGGGCCTGAGGAGGAGTCCAGTCTGACAGACTACACTGGTGGGGCGGTCACCCCTGCAGCACGTGTCAGAAAG AGAGTCCTGGAGCCAGATGACTTCCTGGATGACTTGGAGGATGAGGACTATGAGGAGGACACCCCAAAAAGAAGAGgcaaaggaaagggaaag GGTCGTGGAGTAAGCAGTGCCAAGAAGAAGCTGGACGCTGCGGCGGCTGCGCTGGAGGACAAGGACAAGCCCTACTCCTGTGACA TCTGTGGGAAGCGTTACAAGAATCGYCCGGGCCTGAGTTACCACTACACCCACTCCCACCTGgccgaggaggagggagaggacaagSAGGTGCCTGAGGTCCACACCCCCACTCCGCCCCAGCCTGAGGAGCCTAAGA CACCCAAGAAAGGTCCAGATGGTTTGGCGATACCCAATAACTACTGTGACTTCTGCCTGGGAGACTCYGCCCTCAACCAGAAGACGGGCCAGTCAGAGGAGCTGCAGTCCTGCTCAGACTGTGGACGTTCAG GCCACCCATCCTGCCTGCAGTTCACCCCCGTGATGATGGCTGCAGTGAAGACCTACCGCTGGCAGTGCATCGAGTGCAAGTGCTGCAACATCTGTGGCACCTCAGAGAACGAC GACCAGCTTCTGTTCTGTGATGACTGTGATAGAGGCTATCACATGTACTGTCTCAGCCCCCCTATGGCTGAACCTCCAGAAG GGAGCTGGAGCTGCCATCTGTGTCTGGACCTATTGAAAGACAAGGCGTCAATATACCAGACCCGTAATGTCCCTCCGTCGTGA